Proteins encoded within one genomic window of Phototrophicus methaneseepsis:
- a CDS encoding TIR domain-containing protein: protein MADRLFFISYKSEQYSQALKTKDFVEEQGFLGWLDNSGGLVAGDAWKEMIDNAIQESISLIVLVSAESMQSPYVTYEWSYAMGLGKRVIPVFLQDPDKPPLKYLDGNGNTRELVHPKLHPQHLQHVAMWDENHQQWDKLAEVIKSVFEEVKVPLIVQTMRNTLFANIFNSKERREIFHVLKDYEHKATTDLLIQLFDLPYNIVVAEAGIALAQKSKYTDERAYKPLEVGLKLSDTSIQALECLAKYNSPEAVKILVERYKDHKKGNLGASSDQVLDTLSTMKAQEVEFELIKLFREGHRSNSLSNALIKLQSSEIIPYLISNLKEKYRDVYDPFCIKTLGGIRSENSIRVLGEIVDTLKSEDSDTISQSNLQAFELAVEGLANIGGRQALDILEDARDWELSQTECDYLLDEAIKQVKSNLDFY, encoded by the coding sequence ATGGCTGATAGACTCTTTTTCATCTCCTATAAGAGTGAGCAATACTCCCAAGCTTTAAAAACGAAAGATTTTGTTGAAGAACAAGGATTCTTAGGCTGGCTAGACAATTCTGGTGGATTAGTTGCAGGTGATGCATGGAAAGAGATGATTGATAACGCTATCCAAGAATCAATTAGTCTCATCGTTCTTGTTTCGGCTGAGTCAATGCAATCGCCGTATGTGACTTACGAATGGTCATATGCAATGGGATTAGGCAAAAGAGTTATTCCTGTATTCCTGCAAGATCCTGATAAGCCGCCCTTAAAATACTTAGATGGAAATGGCAACACTCGTGAATTAGTACATCCCAAACTACATCCTCAGCATTTGCAACATGTGGCTATGTGGGATGAAAATCATCAGCAATGGGATAAGCTCGCTGAGGTTATAAAATCTGTTTTTGAGGAAGTAAAAGTGCCGCTCATAGTTCAGACAATGCGTAACACCCTATTTGCTAACATATTCAATAGTAAGGAAAGAAGAGAAATATTTCATGTTCTCAAAGATTATGAACATAAAGCAACTACAGATTTACTTATTCAGCTTTTCGATTTGCCATATAATATAGTAGTTGCTGAAGCAGGAATAGCGCTCGCTCAAAAGAGTAAATATACAGATGAAAGAGCATATAAACCTTTAGAAGTAGGTCTTAAACTATCGGATACTTCAATTCAGGCTTTAGAATGTTTAGCAAAATATAACTCACCTGAAGCTGTTAAAATTTTGGTGGAAAGATATAAAGATCATAAAAAAGGTAATCTGGGAGCTTCCAGCGATCAAGTTCTTGATACACTTTCAACAATGAAAGCTCAAGAGGTGGAATTTGAACTAATAAAGCTATTTCGTGAAGGTCATCGTTCGAACTCATTAAGTAATGCCCTTATAAAGTTACAGTCCTCAGAAATCATTCCATATTTAATTAGCAATCTAAAAGAGAAATACAGAGACGTTTATGATCCGTTCTGCATTAAAACTTTAGGTGGAATTCGTAGCGAAAATTCTATCCGTGTGCTAGGAGAAATTGTCGACACTTTAAAATCAGAGGACTCTGATACAATCAGCCAATCAAATTTGCAAGCTTTCGAGTTGGCTGTTGAAGGTCTAGCGAACATTGGCGGTCGTCAAGCGCTAGATATACTAGAGGATGCAAGGGATTGGGAATTATCGCAAACTGAATGTGATTATTTATTAGATGAGGCAATTAAGCAGGTCAAATCA